A window from uncultured Desulfobacter sp. encodes these proteins:
- a CDS encoding multidrug effflux MFS transporter, protein MKTNNFKMMCLLALLAAFPPLSTDMYLPALPLLQKIWQQPMPVVNFTLSGFFIGFCVSMLLYGPLSDKFGRKPPLVCGITIYIGASLASGFVNDIYPLIILRVLQGLGASSGVVISMAITKDLYDGQQRQRMLAYMAVIMALAPMLAPVFGGVIMTWLSWHWVFFVQAAMGMIALAGVFWLKEPLQVPEDVSVLKAVGLYLKLFGNRRYIGLVLLFSVIVLPHFSFIGSASNIYISHFGTSEQVFSYFFAFNAAAIMAGSFMCTRIQRHMASQKIVTISFAGILVGGLLMHADLVAGPWGLALPMAVASFFFGLSRPPSNHLVLLQVDHGAGTASSLMIFLYFMVAAFAMWFIALDWADTIHVIARLAVFAALFVLSVWLPMVKKLKLDAKA, encoded by the coding sequence ATGAAGACCAATAATTTTAAAATGATGTGTCTTTTGGCGCTGCTGGCAGCGTTCCCGCCGTTATCAACGGACATGTATCTCCCTGCCTTGCCTCTGCTTCAAAAAATTTGGCAGCAACCGATGCCTGTCGTCAACTTTACCCTGAGCGGATTTTTCATCGGGTTTTGTGTCAGTATGCTGCTGTACGGGCCCTTGTCCGATAAATTTGGACGAAAGCCACCGCTGGTGTGCGGTATTACCATCTATATCGGTGCAAGTCTTGCCAGTGGTTTTGTGAACGATATCTATCCTCTTATTATTCTCAGGGTGCTGCAGGGCCTTGGGGCATCCTCCGGGGTGGTGATTTCCATGGCCATCACCAAGGATCTGTATGACGGGCAGCAGCGACAGCGCATGCTTGCCTATATGGCGGTGATTATGGCCCTGGCTCCCATGCTGGCTCCCGTGTTTGGCGGTGTGATTATGACCTGGCTCTCCTGGCATTGGGTCTTTTTTGTACAGGCTGCCATGGGAATGATTGCACTTGCAGGGGTATTTTGGCTCAAGGAGCCTTTACAGGTACCCGAGGATGTCAGTGTTCTTAAGGCTGTCGGTTTGTATCTGAAACTATTTGGCAACCGCCGTTATATCGGACTTGTGCTCCTTTTTTCAGTGATTGTTCTGCCCCATTTTTCTTTTATCGGATCTGCATCAAATATATACATTTCCCATTTTGGTACATCCGAACAGGTATTCAGCTATTTTTTCGCGTTCAATGCGGCCGCTATTATGGCCGGTTCCTTTATGTGCACGCGGATTCAACGACACATGGCCTCGCAAAAAATTGTGACCATCAGCTTTGCAGGCATATTGGTCGGCGGGCTTTTAATGCATGCAGATCTGGTGGCTGGCCCCTGGGGTCTGGCCCTGCCCATGGCCGTGGCCTCTTTTTTCTTTGGTTTGAGTCGGCCGCCAAGCAACCATCTGGTGCTGCTGCAGGTTGATCACGGTGCGGGAACCGCCTCTTCGCTTATGATTTTTCTATATTTTATGGTGGCGGCGTTTGCCATGTGGTTTATCGCCCTTGATTGGGCCGACACCATCCATGTGATCGCCCGGCTGGCTGTTTTTGCTGCACTTTTCGTTCTTTCCGTCTGGTTGCCGATGGTGAAAAAACTCAAACTGGATGCCAAAGCATAG
- the ispE gene encoding 4-(cytidine 5'-diphospho)-2-C-methyl-D-erythritol kinase, translating into MWKPRPDQVHLSPAKINLFLYVTGRRADGYHELFSLMAPLALADRLEIVRSGNGINAVCSHPDVPEDDTNLACKAANLFRTAMLDKKADPGFEHLTIHIEKKIPVCGGLGGGSSNAACVLQTLNGYSETPFSTEELMRLGLALGADVPFFLSQGSAFASGVGEKLVPCRQMPDLSVIVVNPGVAASTVNVFRKLEFGLTFAPSYNINPSSNVLPFGKELDGREILHNDLERPACSLYPEIGLAKKEMALLLKRNVYMSGSGSSLFALYSDHDVAEKDYEQLLEVRSENMKDVFLTRIGSLNG; encoded by the coding sequence ATGTGGAAGCCAAGGCCTGATCAGGTGCATCTTTCTCCTGCTAAGATTAATTTGTTTTTGTATGTCACGGGCAGGCGGGCCGACGGTTACCATGAACTGTTTTCCCTGATGGCCCCGCTGGCACTTGCCGATCGTCTGGAGATCGTTCGGTCAGGCAACGGCATTAACGCGGTGTGCAGTCACCCGGATGTGCCCGAGGATGACACGAATCTGGCATGCAAAGCTGCAAATCTTTTTAGAACTGCAATGCTTGATAAAAAAGCAGATCCCGGATTTGAGCACCTGACCATTCACATTGAAAAAAAAATTCCAGTATGCGGGGGGCTTGGTGGGGGCAGTTCCAATGCCGCCTGTGTGTTGCAAACCTTAAATGGGTACAGTGAAACACCGTTTTCCACAGAAGAACTGATGCGCTTGGGGTTGGCTCTGGGGGCAGATGTTCCTTTTTTTCTTTCCCAGGGTTCTGCATTCGCCTCCGGGGTGGGCGAAAAGCTTGTCCCCTGCAGGCAGATGCCGGATCTTTCGGTGATTGTTGTTAACCCGGGTGTGGCCGCGTCAACGGTAAATGTTTTCAGAAAGTTAGAATTTGGATTGACATTTGCCCCTTCATATAATATAAATCCGAGTTCGAATGTACTGCCATTCGGAAAAGAGCTTGATGGCAGGGAGATTTTGCATAACGATCTTGAAAGACCGGCATGCAGTTTATACCCTGAGATCGGGCTTGCAAAAAAAGAGATGGCGTTGTTGCTGAAAAGAAATGTATATATGTCTGGAAGCGGCTCGTCTCTTTTTGCTCTTTACTCGGACCACGATGTGGCCGAAAAGGATTATGAACAGCTTTTGGAGGTTCGGTCGGAGAACATGAAAGACGTTTTCCTTACCAGGATCGGGTCTTTGAACGGCTGA
- a CDS encoding DUF1844 domain-containing protein, whose amino-acid sequence MAQKDDSGSKGALPKIEFSSFILSLYSSGLVQLGKVEDPSTGKKTKDLAMAKHTIDMIAMLQDKTAGNLTEDEKNLLKALLSELRMAYVEAKA is encoded by the coding sequence ATGGCGCAAAAAGATGATTCGGGCTCTAAAGGCGCACTGCCCAAAATAGAGTTTTCAAGTTTTATTTTGTCGTTGTATTCATCTGGCCTGGTCCAGCTGGGAAAAGTGGAGGACCCCTCCACCGGAAAAAAAACAAAAGACCTGGCAATGGCCAAACATACCATCGATATGATTGCAATGCTCCAGGATAAAACCGCCGGCAACCTGACCGAGGATGAGAAAAACCTGCTCAAAGCCCTGCTCAGTGAGCTGCGCATGGCCTATGTGGAAGCCAAGGCCTGA
- a CDS encoding RluA family pseudouridine synthase, with amino-acid sequence MHIRIEISPNQAGLRLDQVVADAQSQLSRSRAASLISQGLIEVNQACKRPGYKLKPNDLVEGDVPSPDHQDQVRLLPESIPLNILYEDDYLLMVDKPAGLVVHPGAGNVSGTLVNRLIAHHPVFSEPGWDPERPGIVHRLDKDTSGLMVIAKTIKSLEFLQKEFKQRRVEKHYLALVRGDKVPDAGVIERPIGRHPQDRKRMAVLEDTGRYAKTRFSVVKRFSSGCLMDVRLYTGRTHQIRVHCYDQGMPLFGDCIYQERRFRKKDSTAPRQMLHSWTLSFRHPYSGECLSFEAPMPEDFKILLKHLSDQAE; translated from the coding sequence ATGCACATAAGGATAGAAATTTCACCCAATCAGGCGGGCCTCAGACTTGATCAGGTTGTTGCGGATGCCCAATCTCAACTTTCTCGCTCCAGGGCTGCGAGTCTGATTTCCCAGGGGCTTATTGAGGTAAATCAGGCGTGCAAACGCCCGGGTTATAAACTTAAACCGAACGATTTGGTTGAAGGGGATGTCCCCTCACCGGATCACCAGGATCAGGTCCGTCTTCTTCCCGAATCCATCCCTTTAAATATCCTTTATGAGGATGACTATCTTCTGATGGTGGATAAACCCGCAGGCCTTGTGGTGCATCCAGGTGCCGGAAATGTTTCAGGTACCCTGGTCAACCGTTTGATTGCCCACCATCCTGTTTTCAGTGAACCTGGCTGGGATCCGGAGCGGCCGGGTATTGTTCATCGCCTGGACAAAGATACCTCCGGGCTGATGGTTATTGCCAAAACCATCAAATCCCTTGAATTCCTTCAAAAAGAGTTTAAGCAAAGGCGGGTGGAAAAGCATTATCTGGCCCTGGTCCGGGGAGACAAGGTGCCAGATGCCGGGGTGATTGAGCGTCCCATTGGCAGGCATCCCCAAGATCGAAAGCGCATGGCTGTGCTTGAAGACACAGGGCGATATGCAAAAACGCGGTTCAGTGTGGTCAAACGGTTTAGTTCCGGGTGTCTTATGGATGTCCGGCTTTACACCGGCAGAACCCATCAGATTCGCGTTCATTGTTATGACCAGGGAATGCCCTTGTTCGGCGATTGTATTTACCAGGAACGACGGTTTCGAAAAAAAGATTCAACAGCTCCGCGTCAGATGCTTCACTCCTGGACCTTGTCCTTTCGGCATCCTTATTCAGGCGAGTGTCTGTCTTTTGAAGCGCCCATGCCCGAAGATTTTAAAATCCTTTTAAAGCATCTATCAGATCAGGCTGAATAG
- a CDS encoding CarD family transcriptional regulator, with translation MAKQSGTTKAKENCKSTKKAFSKGDMAVYPAHGVGCIESIESQEINGDTMNFYMMKIVENGMTIMIPTSNVESVGLREVIPETEVPQVYEVMQKKAQANDNQTWNRRYREYMDKIKTGSIYDVAEVFRDLFQLKLEKDLSFGERKLLDTAQNLLVQELSMAKDVDEEHMIQEIENLFN, from the coding sequence ATGGCAAAACAATCTGGGACAACCAAGGCTAAAGAAAATTGCAAGTCAACTAAAAAAGCGTTTTCAAAGGGAGACATGGCAGTCTATCCTGCACACGGTGTCGGCTGTATTGAATCCATCGAAAGCCAAGAGATAAATGGGGATACCATGAATTTCTACATGATGAAAATTGTGGAAAACGGTATGACGATCATGATCCCTACATCCAATGTTGAATCCGTGGGTTTACGGGAAGTCATTCCTGAGACCGAAGTGCCCCAGGTCTACGAGGTTATGCAGAAAAAGGCACAGGCCAACGACAACCAGACCTGGAACCGCCGTTACAGAGAGTACATGGATAAGATCAAAACCGGTTCCATTTATGATGTGGCCGAGGTGTTTAGGGATCTTTTCCAGCTTAAGCTTGAAAAAGACCTTAGTTTTGGCGAAAGAAAACTTCTTGATACTGCCCAGAATCTTCTGGTTCAAGAACTTTCCATGGCCAAAGATGTTGATGAAGAGCACATGATACAAGAGATTGAAAATCTGTTCAACTAA
- the pth gene encoding aminoacyl-tRNA hydrolase, with product MADSKRLLAGLGNPGDQYSRTRHNIGFDVIDALAKRAGCSVNKEKFDAAYTGTRMGLQDVFLVKPLSYMNRSGVPLQKLAAYFKIDINDIIVVHDDMDLAFGKIKIVQGRGHGGHNGIRSIIDAFGQKACVRVRVGIGRPDGGKSVTGHVLGNYTPDQQAGLDQVIDDACDACISILEKGVVKAMNLVNSSQ from the coding sequence ATGGCAGACTCAAAACGATTATTAGCGGGTCTGGGAAATCCTGGCGATCAGTATTCCCGGACCCGTCATAACATTGGCTTTGATGTTATTGATGCCTTGGCAAAAAGAGCCGGGTGCAGCGTAAACAAAGAAAAATTTGATGCTGCCTATACCGGCACACGTATGGGGCTCCAGGATGTTTTTCTGGTTAAGCCCCTTTCGTATATGAACAGAAGCGGTGTGCCCCTCCAGAAACTGGCGGCTTACTTTAAAATCGATATAAATGATATCATTGTGGTGCATGACGACATGGACCTTGCCTTTGGAAAAATAAAAATTGTTCAGGGCCGGGGGCATGGCGGTCATAACGGTATCCGTTCAATTATTGATGCGTTCGGCCAGAAGGCATGTGTCCGGGTTCGGGTGGGTATTGGGCGACCCGACGGCGGCAAGTCGGTTACCGGGCATGTTCTGGGTAATTATACCCCGGATCAACAGGCCGGTCTGGATCAGGTTATTGATGATGCCTGTGATGCCTGCATCTCCATTCTGGAAAAAGGGGTGGTTAAGGCTATGAATCTCGTGAACTCCTCCCAGTAG
- a CDS encoding DUF748 domain-containing protein, giving the protein MKKYFTVKSVALTTGVIFILYLLLAGLVAPWAAKRIAVKSLTQALGRQTQIESITFNPFTLEARVKQFTIASKNKGEDLASIQEVYLNISTASLFHLAPVISDIQVTAPKFSLHLNKDNSLNISDLIGNDTQTPEPGSESDAEASKALFEFKASHMKIMDAALVFSDHIRSVTHSVAQLNFDLPFVSTMEKDLATPVNAVLNCLLDKTPVAIHLTGVPFDATRKMSFSVNTQPLDLNYFTPYVDLPEPYKIKSPGNLALTVSGEYEIPAGKTVEDQTLSVSLNALLKNFDLDNVAGGDLFACPQLTLAASSKNVFDKNFSVDDVLLDQCSLFVERNAQGRINLIPKGQGATAAVPPKAPVQMPDASISGAQAQTVPVPESKKPVKPVIELSLPFTVKITRANVKNMHIRFSDKMVLPEVVKNVSSLDFVLTDAEVGSKAAGKFDLHVLTGGGEQIKTAGDFHVQNDLAANGAVSLTGFNLNNFRGYLAPYLGDNVTLENVAADLNFKVALSQAGLGVEVSDGQVTLDKFGLTEQGKTEPVAQFDQLALSQISCNLLKQEAEVGLVNLHKAQVEVNRDEKGRMDLLVAIEQALKTKETSGAKSPAQPEQSRKQDEQHLPASAWVATIHKTVLDQCQAQFVDLSKKEPVNVVMKDIEVTVENISTKKGETSTFKASMTNKNKGAINLDGSFDIAGPGATVNIDLNRIDVNTAEPYFTDFLKISIAKGYLNTKGTVVVTPGKKKSDPPTITYTGQVSLNDFLSKNKVDDTDFFRCKSLYATGMDISVNPMKVVVKKIALTDFYQRAILNKNAQLNYKEIMVEQSESKTAANDRPKSTEAPGKGVSEIPDIRIDAITLQGGHINFSDYFTQPNFTANMTEIAGSLTGLSSRGDTHAQLVLNGVHGGYAPLDITGEVDPLKDKAYIDLTISFKNIELPKFNVYSKKFLGYEIEKGKLILDLHYNIDNDKLNSSNRVVFDQLTLGKKVDSKDATDLPLEFAISLLKNPNGEIDLDLPITGDLSDPKFHFGNVVGTVLRNFILGIVTAPFKFLGNLVGLAGGQDLGFVAFDPGQSLLDQAQKDKLDKLITVLGKKPNLKLEINSQFNKFKDAQQLRYKAYETMIISMDRRLPDDGTVTLADLDEEKRTRLIEKAYDKAQFPKPRDESGSEKELTVDEKQTLLVTSMPLEGDVLEDLGRERGNEIARYLTQTGKIDKRRVFVTEPDPVAKDEENSDRIKTTFNLK; this is encoded by the coding sequence ATGAAGAAGTATTTTACGGTAAAATCAGTGGCCTTAACTACAGGCGTTATATTCATCCTTTATTTGCTTTTAGCCGGTCTTGTCGCACCCTGGGCGGCGAAACGCATCGCTGTAAAATCTTTGACCCAGGCCCTGGGAAGGCAAACCCAAATTGAATCCATCACGTTTAATCCCTTTACCCTGGAAGCACGGGTTAAACAGTTTACCATTGCAAGTAAAAACAAAGGGGAAGATCTGGCTTCGATTCAGGAAGTTTATCTGAACATCTCCACCGCCTCCCTGTTCCATCTGGCCCCAGTGATTTCGGATATCCAGGTGACGGCACCCAAATTTTCTCTTCATCTGAACAAGGACAATAGCTTAAATATTTCGGACCTGATAGGCAACGATACGCAAACGCCTGAGCCGGGATCTGAGTCCGATGCAGAGGCGTCCAAAGCGCTGTTTGAGTTCAAAGCGTCTCATATGAAAATTATGGATGCGGCCCTGGTTTTCAGCGATCATATCCGTTCGGTTACCCATTCAGTGGCGCAGTTAAATTTTGATCTGCCTTTTGTCAGCACCATGGAAAAGGATCTGGCAACACCGGTCAACGCCGTTTTGAATTGCCTGTTGGATAAGACTCCGGTGGCTATTCATTTAACGGGTGTGCCCTTTGATGCCACCCGGAAGATGTCGTTCTCAGTAAATACCCAGCCCCTGGATCTCAACTATTTTACCCCTTATGTTGATCTGCCTGAACCGTATAAAATAAAGTCCCCAGGAAATTTGGCGCTAACCGTTTCCGGGGAATATGAGATTCCTGCGGGGAAAACAGTTGAGGACCAGACCCTTTCCGTTAGTCTGAACGCGTTACTTAAAAATTTTGATCTGGACAATGTTGCCGGAGGGGATTTATTTGCCTGTCCTCAGTTGACGTTGGCGGCTTCGTCCAAAAACGTATTTGATAAGAATTTTTCAGTGGACGACGTGTTACTTGACCAGTGTTCATTGTTTGTTGAGCGCAATGCCCAGGGCAGGATCAATCTTATTCCCAAGGGGCAGGGGGCAACAGCGGCCGTTCCCCCAAAAGCGCCTGTCCAAATGCCGGATGCATCAATATCTGGTGCCCAGGCTCAGACAGTTCCGGTGCCAGAAAGTAAAAAGCCAGTAAAGCCAGTCATTGAGTTGTCTTTGCCCTTCACTGTAAAAATCACCCGGGCCAATGTTAAAAATATGCATATTCGCTTCAGTGATAAGATGGTGTTACCGGAGGTGGTCAAAAATGTGTCCAGTCTGGATTTTGTTCTCACCGACGCTGAAGTGGGTTCCAAAGCTGCAGGTAAATTTGACCTGCACGTTCTGACCGGCGGTGGGGAACAGATAAAAACCGCCGGGGATTTTCATGTGCAAAATGATCTGGCAGCCAACGGTGCTGTGTCGCTGACCGGCTTTAATCTTAACAATTTTCGTGGTTACCTGGCTCCCTATCTCGGCGATAATGTCACCCTTGAGAATGTGGCGGCCGATTTGAATTTCAAAGTTGCGCTGTCCCAGGCCGGTTTAGGCGTTGAGGTGTCCGACGGCCAGGTCACCCTGGATAAATTCGGTTTGACGGAGCAGGGCAAAACAGAGCCTGTGGCGCAGTTTGATCAACTGGCACTGTCCCAGATCTCCTGCAACCTGTTAAAACAGGAAGCTGAGGTGGGGCTCGTGAATCTTCATAAAGCCCAGGTTGAGGTCAACCGGGATGAAAAAGGCCGGATGGACCTGCTTGTTGCCATCGAACAGGCCCTGAAAACAAAGGAAACTTCCGGCGCCAAGTCACCTGCACAGCCAGAACAATCAAGAAAACAAGATGAGCAGCATCTTCCAGCATCTGCATGGGTTGCAACGATACATAAGACGGTCTTAGACCAGTGCCAGGCTCAGTTCGTTGATCTGTCAAAAAAAGAACCGGTAAATGTAGTGATGAAAGACATTGAGGTCACGGTAGAAAATATTTCCACAAAAAAGGGGGAGACATCAACCTTCAAGGCGTCCATGACCAATAAGAACAAGGGGGCAATCAACCTTGACGGCAGTTTTGACATTGCTGGGCCCGGGGCAACCGTAAACATAGATCTCAATCGGATTGATGTGAATACGGCAGAACCTTATTTTACTGATTTTTTAAAAATTTCAATCGCTAAGGGTTATCTGAATACCAAGGGCACGGTGGTCGTCACGCCGGGCAAAAAGAAAAGTGATCCGCCAACGATAACATACACGGGCCAGGTGTCCCTTAACGATTTTTTGTCTAAAAATAAGGTGGATGATACCGATTTCTTTAGATGTAAATCGTTGTATGCCACGGGCATGGATATTTCAGTGAACCCCATGAAGGTGGTCGTCAAAAAAATTGCACTGACCGATTTCTACCAGCGGGCCATACTCAATAAAAACGCCCAGCTCAATTACAAAGAGATCATGGTGGAACAGTCCGAAAGTAAAACGGCTGCAAACGACAGGCCCAAGAGCACAGAGGCACCGGGCAAAGGAGTTAGTGAAATACCCGATATCCGCATAGATGCCATTACCCTGCAGGGCGGTCATATCAATTTTAGCGATTATTTCACCCAGCCCAATTTTACCGCCAACATGACCGAGATTGCAGGCAGCCTCACGGGTCTATCCTCCAGGGGAGATACGCATGCGCAGCTTGTACTCAACGGTGTTCATGGCGGGTATGCACCATTGGATATCACAGGAGAGGTAGATCCTTTAAAAGACAAAGCGTATATTGATCTGACCATATCCTTTAAAAACATAGAGCTGCCCAAATTTAATGTCTATTCCAAAAAGTTTCTGGGGTATGAAATTGAAAAGGGAAAGCTCATCCTGGATCTGCATTACAATATAGATAATGATAAACTCAATTCCAGTAACCGGGTTGTGTTTGATCAGTTGACTTTGGGCAAGAAAGTAGACAGCAAAGATGCGACCGATTTGCCTTTGGAGTTTGCCATTTCACTGCTTAAAAATCCCAACGGCGAGATTGACCTGGATTTGCCCATTACAGGTGATCTCAGTGATCCTAAATTTCATTTCGGAAATGTGGTGGGGACGGTGCTTAGAAATTTTATTCTGGGAATTGTGACGGCCCCGTTTAAATTTTTAGGTAACCTTGTGGGCCTCGCCGGTGGCCAGGACCTTGGGTTTGTGGCGTTTGACCCTGGACAAAGCCTGTTGGATCAGGCCCAGAAAGACAAACTGGACAAGCTTATAACCGTGCTGGGTAAAAAGCCGAATTTGAAACTTGAAATCAATAGCCAGTTCAATAAATTTAAGGATGCACAGCAATTAAGATATAAGGCCTATGAAACCATGATTATATCCATGGACCGAAGGTTGCCTGATGACGGCACGGTGACGCTGGCTGATTTGGATGAAGAAAAAAGAACCCGGCTAATTGAAAAGGCCTATGACAAAGCCCAGTTCCCCAAACCCAGGGATGAGTCCGGAAGTGAAAAAGAGTTGACCGTGGATGAAAAGCAAACGCTTTTGGTTACTAGTATGCCCCTGGAAGGCGATGTATTAGAAGACCTTGGGCGGGAACGTGGTAATGAGATTGCCCGTTACCTGACACAGACGGGCAAGATTGACAAAAGACGCGTATTTGTGACGGAACCCGATCCTGTTGCTAAAGATGAAGAAAATAGTGACAGGATTAAGACGACATTTAATTTGAAATAG
- a CDS encoding ribose-phosphate pyrophosphokinase yields MNGLSIFAGNSNVPLAERISEYLAKPLGRLKVNRFSDGETQVEIHENVRRREVYVIQSTCKPVNDNLVELLLLVDAFRRSSAARVTAVIPYFGYARQDKKVAPRVPISAKVVAELLERTGVDRVITMDLHAGQIQGFFNVPVDNLYAAPIIIDDIKTRFSEDVVVVSPDAGGVERARAYAKRLDVGLAIVDKRRSAPNQAKAMAIIGDVKDKIALVIDDMVDTAGTLTEAAGVIREKGAREVHAYCTHPVLSGPAIDRITQSSLSSLVATDTVPLSEAARSCGKIKTLSIAKLVGEAIMRSYRGDSVNSLFV; encoded by the coding sequence ATGAACGGCCTGTCTATTTTTGCCGGAAACTCCAATGTCCCCCTTGCAGAAAGAATATCAGAATATTTGGCCAAACCTCTGGGGCGATTGAAGGTCAACCGGTTCAGCGACGGGGAAACCCAGGTTGAGATTCATGAAAATGTACGTCGGCGGGAAGTCTATGTGATCCAGTCCACATGCAAACCTGTAAATGATAATCTGGTGGAGCTTTTGCTGCTTGTTGACGCCTTCAGGCGCTCTTCCGCTGCCCGGGTGACCGCTGTTATACCCTATTTCGGTTATGCCCGCCAGGACAAAAAAGTCGCGCCCCGAGTACCCATCAGTGCCAAAGTGGTTGCTGAACTGCTTGAACGGACAGGCGTTGACAGGGTTATTACCATGGACTTGCATGCCGGACAGATCCAGGGGTTTTTCAATGTGCCCGTGGATAATCTTTATGCGGCGCCAATTATCATTGATGATATAAAAACCCGTTTCAGTGAAGATGTCGTTGTCGTTTCGCCGGACGCCGGCGGAGTGGAGCGTGCCAGGGCCTATGCCAAGCGTTTGGACGTCGGTCTTGCCATCGTGGATAAACGCCGCAGCGCACCCAATCAGGCCAAGGCCATGGCCATCATTGGAGACGTGAAGGACAAAATCGCCCTGGTGATTGACGATATGGTGGATACGGCTGGAACGCTGACCGAAGCTGCCGGCGTTATCAGGGAAAAAGGGGCCAGGGAAGTGCATGCGTATTGTACCCATCCGGTATTATCAGGCCCGGCCATTGACAGAATAACACAATCATCTCTAAGCTCCCTTGTTGCAACGGATACCGTCCCCTTGTCGGAAGCGGCCCGTTCCTGTGGCAAGATAAAGACGCTTTCCATTGCAAAACTTGTTGGAGAAGCCATTATGCGCAGCTACAGGGGGGATTCTGTAAATTCTCTATTTGTCTAA
- a CDS encoding 50S ribosomal protein L25 produces MELIELSVAKRESTGKGAARRLRASNGIPGIVYGAKKEPVMVSIDVTAFDKIIRENGSSGLFFDLNIEGDATKSVMLKEIQMDPFGLRYQHIDFHEIDMDETVSIIVPVETEGVSVGVKDGGMLQIIRRELEVVCKPKCTPESVKLDISALEIGDAIHVADIDLGSEIEIPFDVNFTVVTIVPPESGSIEGEDDEAEVAEAAAE; encoded by the coding sequence ATGGAACTTATAGAATTAAGTGTCGCAAAAAGAGAAAGCACCGGTAAGGGTGCTGCCAGAAGACTACGGGCAAGCAACGGTATCCCCGGTATAGTTTATGGCGCAAAGAAAGAACCCGTAATGGTGTCGATTGATGTTACTGCTTTTGACAAAATAATTCGGGAAAACGGCAGTTCTGGTCTTTTCTTTGACCTGAATATTGAAGGAGACGCCACTAAGAGTGTTATGCTCAAGGAGATCCAGATGGACCCCTTTGGCTTGCGCTACCAGCATATTGATTTCCATGAAATTGATATGGATGAAACGGTATCTATTATCGTTCCGGTTGAAACCGAAGGCGTAAGCGTCGGCGTTAAAGATGGTGGTATGCTCCAGATTATCCGCCGTGAACTGGAAGTGGTCTGCAAACCCAAATGCACCCCTGAAAGTGTTAAACTCGATATTTCCGCTCTCGAGATCGGGGATGCCATTCATGTGGCAGATATTGATCTGGGTTCCGAGATCGAGATTCCTTTTGACGTCAATTTCACCGTAGTCACCATTGTTCCGCCTGAATCCGGTTCTATCGAAGGTGAAGACGACGAGGCTGAAGTGGCTGAAGCCGCTGCAGAATAA